In Puntigrus tetrazona isolate hp1 chromosome 7, ASM1883169v1, whole genome shotgun sequence, the following are encoded in one genomic region:
- the ggh gene encoding gamma-glutamyl hydrolase, with protein sequence MLHVYLACLFTLSDAASAIRIGTPIKTNDRPIIGVLAQDVYDPSPHRNSYIAASYVKFLESAGARVVPVTINKSDDEYRRLFKSINGVLFPGGGASLESSGYSKTAAIFYRLALEANSNGDYFPVWGTCLGFELLTLLTSGKLLLSHTNTSGIALPLNFTHDVRDSKLFKDFPEDLMKSLETEQLTENSHQWSLTTENFTKSETLRKFYKVLSTNTAGQNEFVSTMEAYDFPIYATQWHPEKNAFEWTRPYVPHTPSAIKTTFYTAYFFVNEAKKSFHSFPNAEEEEKALIYNYKPEYTGPLSAFEQIYFFN encoded by the exons ATGCTTCACGTCTACCTCGCCTGCCTTTTTACACTTTCAGACGCCGCGTCTGCTATTCGTATCGGAACACCGATAAAAACAAACGACAGACCAATAATCG GTGTTCTCGCCCAGGATGTGTATGACCCGTCGCCACACAGAAACTCGTATATTGCGGCGTCCTACGTCAAGTTTCTGGAATCCGCTGGCGCTCGTGTTGTGCCTGTGAC GATAAATAAATCTGATGATGAGTACAGAAGGCTCTTCAAATCCATAAATGG aGTCCTTTTTCCTGGTGGCGGAGCCAGTTTAGAATCATCTGGCTATTCCAAGACGGCTGCCATTTTCTACAGACTTGCTCTTGAG GCCAATTCAAATGGTGATTACTTTCCTGTCTGGGGAACCTGTTTAGGATTTGAACTTCTCACATTACTAACAAGTGGAAAGTTGCTGTTGTCCCACACCAACACCAGTGGTATTGCCTTACCACTGAACTTCACACACG ATGTTAGAGACAGTAAACTGTTCAAAGACTTTCCTGAAGATCTTATGAAATCACTGGAAACAGAACAACTCACGGAGAACTCTCATCAGTGGAGTCTTACTACTGAG AACTTTACCAAGAGTGAGACCCTGAGAAAGTTCTACAAAGTTTTGAGTACCAATACCGCTGGACAAAACGAGTTTGTGTCCACAATGGAAG CATATGATTTCCCCATCTACGCTACTCAGTGGCATCCAGAGAAGAATGCTTTTGAGTGGACCCGGCCGTATGTTCCCCACACGCCTTCAGCCATTAAGACCACGTTCTACACGGCTTACTTTTTTGTGAATGAAG caaagaaaagttttcacAGCTTTCCTAatgcagaggaagaggaaaaagcTTTGATCTATAACTACAAACCTGAATACACTGGACCTCTGAGTGCATTTGAACagatctatttttttaattag